One Bos taurus isolate L1 Dominette 01449 registration number 42190680 breed Hereford chromosome 25, ARS-UCD2.0, whole genome shotgun sequence genomic window carries:
- the ANKRD61 gene encoding ankyrin repeat domain-containing protein 61 has protein sequence MGNITKRGSKGRAADGPKALEGSTAATLHVQLCEAIMRQDCAALRALLRSHPVNQPMTILTSSTGCSLANSRLFLSQETLSFLPIHLAAKYRKAQSLLCLLEHGADPEARDTQGFTTLHLMLLNWPITSTTWTKPRNKIQTMLTDVQRNAVLCLRILCAHGAQVNARVDSGHRHCPLHLATIYGTHLVLSILAQNGAQVNAQNGSSMTPLHMAADILNKEMMQTLIAWGASVNCAVSSTGNTALKLAVSTASSKAGRLLAAGLGCIRLLLVHGAQVNARDHDGQAAIHEACFGGREVIINLLLEFEANVNILTRNGESPIHMYLQRGSNIRDTALLARLLFRSYPLRLTNNQGKLPAGILLPEFHLLRETLLKLSQKPLSLEDICKRNVRNIYGEKHKQLLKRLLPGKIWNSVYGYHDLAHLLK, from the exons ATGGGAAACATAACCAAGAGAGGCAGCAAGGGGCGGGCAGCCGACGGGCCCAAGGCCCTGGAGGGCAGCACGGCGGCCACGCTGCACGTCCAGCTCTGCGAGGCCATCATGCGACAGGACTGCGCCGCGCTCCGGGCCCTGCTGAGGAGCCACCCCGTAAACCAGCCCATGACCATCCTGACCAGCTCCACGGGTTGTAGCCTGGCCAACTCCAGGCTGTTCCTCAGCCAG GAGACGCTGTCCTTCCTCCCCATCCACCTGGCAGCCAAATACCGCAAGGCACAGAGTCTACTTTGTCTGCTGGAGCACGGGGCTGACCCAGAAGCACG GGACACGCAAGGCTTCACCACCCTGCACCTGATGCTGCTGAACTGGCCCATCACCTCGACCACGTGGACGAAGCCGAGGAACAAGATCCAGACGATGCTGACGGACGTCCAGAGAAACGCCGTCCTGTGCCTCCGCATCCTGTGCGCGCACGGGGCCCAGGTGAATGCGCGGGTGGACAGCGGCCACAGGCACTGCCCGCTGCACCTGGCCACCATCTACGGGACCCACCTGGTCCTGTCCATCCTGGCGCAGAACGGGGCCCAGGTCAACGCCCAGAATGGGTCCAGCATGACGCCCCTGCACATGGCTGCCGACATACTCAACAAGGAGATGATGCAAACGCTGATCGCCTGGGGGGCCAGCGTCAACTGCGCCGTCTCCTCCACGGGCAACACGGCCCTGAAGCTGGCGGTGAGCACTGCGTCGAGCAAGGCCGGCCGGCTGCTGGCGGCGGGCCTCGGCTGCATTCGCCTGCTCCTGGTCCATGGGGCCCAGGTCAACGCCCGGGACCACGACGGTCAGGCCGCCATCCACGAGGCGTGTTTCGGAGGCAGGGAGGTGATCATCAACCTCCTGCTCGAGTTTGAAGCCAACGTGAACATCTTAACAAGAAACGGGGAGTCTCCGATACACATGTACCTCCAGCGTGGCTCCAACATACGAGACACGGCCCTTCTTGCCAGGTTGCTCTTCCGCTCTTACCCTCTGAGGCTGACCAACAACCAAGGAAAGCTACCTGCGGGCATCCTGCTCCCGGAATTCCACCTCCTAAGGGAAACCCTCCTAAAGCTATCTCAGAAGCCCTTGTCCCTGGAAGACATCTGTAAAAGAAATGTCAGAAATATTTATGGGGAGAAACACAAACAGCTCTTGAAGCGACTTCTCCCGGGAAAGATCTGGAATTCTGTCTATGGTTATCACGACTTAGCTCATCTCCTGAAATAA